The nucleotide window TGCACCGCTCGTCGCCGACTTCCGAGTAGAAGACATGCGCCTGACCGAAGCTCAACGCGAACGTCTGACAACGGTCCGGATGCTTGTGCAGCAGGTAGCCGAGGTCGGTCGCCGGGCGGTGGGTCGTGGCGATCGTGAGCAGCATATGACAAAAGTCTATCAGATGCGCCTTGATCGAGCGACGCATGGTCGACTTTTCGCGCAATGCAGTGCTTCACTGCTTGCCGCCTTGCCAATCCGAGTTCGCGCCCAAGAGAGTCTGCGTAAGCTTACCCCCCGAGACGACAAGCTCCGACAGCGCCTCGCCGACGTGCCGATTCTCGATGACGAGGGGGTCGGCATCGCTTTCCTCTGCCGCCAACAGCGCGCTCTTTCGAAGCAGCTCGCGAATGAACGCGGCAGTAGCGATCCCCCTGCTCCGACGGATTTAGATCGTCCCCGACGACGTCCGACCGCTTGTGCGCTCGATTAGCTCGCCGCTTTGGAACCGCGCCTCCGCGTCGACCCGACGCCAGTTTGTCACGCAGTCGCTGCAAGTCATCGCGAAGTGACAAAATCCGCCGCCTGCGGGCGATGGCTCGTTGACTGCTCCTTGGCAGTCCCGTATCGCTGCCGTGAAAACAAGCGGCGGGGGCCGGACAGCCTCCCGACGCGAGCGGCCGCACGACGTTTCGGCGGCCGCGTCACTCGCCATTCATGAACCTGCCCGGGGCGTCGACGCACCAATGTCGCCGCAGGCTTGCGCGAGTGCGACAGAGACAATCTGCCTTATCGCCGGCGCTTTCGCTTCGATTTCTTGGCGTTCTGCTTGCGTCTGCGGTCTCGAAGTCTCTCGGCCCGCTCTCGCTCCCACGCGAAGTACTCCTGGAACATCCACTCCAGAAAGCGATCGGTTTCCTCCCACGCCGGTCGGAGGTGCTGCAGGCAGATCGCCGCCTCCTCGGGACTGCCGAGGGCGTAGGCCTCGGGCATCATCGGCGGTTCGTCGGACAGCAACAGCTTCATTACGTGGTCGTTGCCCTTGAAGGCCGCGCGAATCGCCTTTTTGGCCTTGGGGGAGCTCCCGCCGCCGCGGAACTCGACGAGCGCCTTCATGTACAACCACAAGGCCGACCCTTCTGGGTACTGGTCGAGCACCTCGACGGCTTCGGCGTCGCGGTCCTGTTCGATCAGCAACGGAACAAGCTCGTACCGCACGCCCTGGTTGTCGTTGGGGTTGAGCGTGAGCATCTCTCGGTACTGTTCGATCGCGTCGCTGAGCTGACCGGCATCGGCCAATGCGACCGCCAGGCCCTCGCAAGCGCGCATGAAGGGCCGCGTCTCGTGGAATCCCCAGAATTGGCCCGCCAATTCCTCCATGTCTTTGCCCAGCGCCGTGGCCGCCGATTGCTTGGCGTTCCGGAACATTTCGATCCGGGCGTCGACCGCCCGCGTTGACTCGGCAACCAGAATGGCGGCTTCAATGTGGTTCGGGTCCTTGGTCAGCGCCTCCCGAGCCAACAGCACCCGTCGTCGGCCGAAGCATCCCAGTGCATCCTGGTAGAGAGCTTCCGCACGCTCGGCAGGCGTATTGCGGGGCAGTTCGAAGTCATCCAGCCTGCGGCCCGTGAACTGAGCGTTAATTGCCTCGTTCAACTCGTCGATATCCAGGTCGCCGCCGACGGAGTCGATGAATTCCTGCACGCGGCGGAAATGGATCTCATGGCTTCGGCGGTCGGGCATCTTGCCCCGCCGAATCCACTCGGCGCGATCAGGCGGATCGACCAGATTGGGGATGGAGAATGCGCACTTGCGACGTTTGCCTGACAACTGAATCCACTTGGTCCAGCATCTGGAGTCCAACTCCTCTTCGGACGTCTGGGCGAGGCCTCTGAGCACGATCGTCAGGAAGTCGATTTCGATGGGCGTCGGTCGGCGAGGTCCAGCCGGCAAAAAAAGATTGGCATCGGGAAACGCCTCTCCGGTTTCCAGCGGCAGGTCGAGTTCCTTCCATAGCTCGACGTCTTCCGACGCCGCATCGGCGGGGCTCTCGTAGACGAAGCTGAACAAGCTCATCTGCCGAGGATCGATCTCTTGGGCCATCAGGCCGTAGTGGTCCTCGTCGTCTTGGTAGAAGCCAAGTCCGTAGCTCTGCGCTCCTGCGCCGAGAACGACGGCGTGCTTCATAAGGCGGGGCGGCCTAGGCGTTTCAATTTTGATCAGGTCAGCGTCGTCCAGCACTTCCCACAGCTTGGCCCGGTAGAACTCGGCGGCCGCTGCGGCATATTCTCGCAACTGGTCGTCGCTGCATCCCGCTTCCCGGAGCGACGGCAACGACGGCAGCGATGGCGACGCGACCGATTGGACGTGCTCGGCCAGTTCCCTGACGACCGTAGTCCAGTCGCCCATCTTGGCTCGGTAGTGCACGACGGTTCCTGATTCAGCCAAGCGCCGATTCAAGGCGTCGGCAAACTGGCGATCGTTGCAGTCGATCTGCGCGGGCCGGTAGGGAAACTCGTGTCTTTCCGACAGCTCGAGCATGGCGTCGACGAACTGGTCGAAGGCGTCATCGGCGTCCGCCATGACGGGCTGGGCGTGGATCAACTCGCTCGGCACGCCCCGCCACAAGATGAGGCCGATCCGGCTGGGCGCCTCAGCGGCCGGAATCCCCGTCAAATCAGCCAACGTGGCGACGCCGCCCTGCCATATCTCGTCCGGATTGACCGGCAGCGACAGAAACTCCTTGAACGTTCGGCCGTCCATTCTCAGCCCTTTCTGCCTTTCGCGAGGATGCGGCGCCGAGCGATTGACCGCGATTCCGTCGGCCTTCGCGTGACAAGAAGCTTAACGTAGTACTGTTCGCCGGTTTGGTGAAGTCTTGCCTGCTGCGCAGCGGCGCATGGCTTGGCTCGTCCTTCATCCTGTCAGCAAGCTGATCGGCCCTGGCCTTTACCGGGGCACGACCGCCGCTCCGTCGGCCACGTTGTCGCCTGGGTGAACGACGACCATGTCGCCGGGTGCGAGGCCCGCGACGACCTCGGCTTCCAGTCCGTTGTGCAGGCCGATCTTCACGAGCTTCTCGCGGGCGATCCCTTCGACGACCTGGAACACGGCCCACTGGTCGCCGACGCGGAACAGGGCGCTGGTGGGCGCTTTGATCACGTCCTTCGCCTCGGCGGCGACGATCCGGGCCTCGACGCGGAAGCCGTCCCCCAACGCGGCCCGCTCCTCGGGCGGGTCGACTAGGTCGACAATCACGTTGACGCGCTGCTCCTCGACGCCCAGGGTCGAGATCTTCGTGAAGGCCGAGGGCTCGACGAGACGGACTTGACCATGCAGCGGCTTGGGGCCGCCCCAGTGTTCCAAGAGGACCTCGGCGCCCGGCTTGATCCGCACCGCGTCGCGCGACAGGACGTCGATCTCGACTTCCAGGTCGGTCGGGTCGCCGAGCTCGAGCAAGTTCGCCCCCGGAGCGACCACGGCGCTGCTCTCCTGCAGGATGCGCAGCACCCGCCCGTCGATCGGGGCGAGGATCCGCAGGTTCGTGTCGCCATTGGCCTCGGCGGCGAGCAACTCCTTGGCAGTCGCTCCGCCGGGACGCGATCGCAGCAGCGCGGCGCGGGCCTGATCGAGTTCAAACTGGGCGATGTCCTCCGCATATTGGGCGCTGCGCACCAGCGCCGAGCGGGCTTGATACGTCATCAGCTTGGCGTCGACTTCGCTCTCGCTGACGGCTTGCGGGGTTTGCCGACGGGCGTCGCGCGCCCGACGCAACTCGGTCTCGGCGAGCGTCTGATTGGCGATCGCCTCCTCCAGCAGGGGCGCCATCCGCTTGAGCTTCGACTCGGCGGCGCGGACCGCCGCCTCGGCCTGCAGCACGGTGCGGGCGTCGAGCAAGTCGGGGTCGCGGGGCTCGATGATCGCCAGCAGCGTCTCGCCCGATTCGATCTCGTCCCCCGGGTCGAGATCGATCCGCAGCAGCCGTCCCCCCAGCGGGGCCGAGACGACATATCGCTCGCGGATGCGCGTCTTGCCGTCTTGGTCGACCGTATCGCGGATGTCGCCGCGGGTGACGGCGGCCATGTCGACCTCGACCGGCGCCGGCATCAGACCGTAGACCAGCGCCGCCGCGACCGCCGCGACGAGCAGACCAAGCAGCAGTTTACGACCGAGACTTCGCATGGAGATCGGAGTTTGGAGAAACGGTCGCACGCGATCACTCGCGCGACTTCAGCACCGCCACGAGGTCGAGGTGGTCGAGGCTGCGGCGGACGATCAGGCCGCTTGCGGCGGCGGCCAGGATGACGACCGTCGCGGCCCAGGCGTAGGTTTTGTTGCTGACCACCAGCGGGAAGCGAAACAGCTCCTGATCGAACGCCGTGCACATGTACCACGCGAACCCGCGACCGACGACCAGTCCCAGCGGGATCGCCAGCGCGGTGACGATCGCCAGCTCTCCCAGCAGGATCGCCGAGATCTCGCCGCGGGTGAAGCCCATGACGCGCAGCGTCGCCAACTCACGGCCCCGCTCGGCCAGCGAAATGCGGGCGCTGTTGTACACGACCCCGACGGCGATCACCACGGCGAAAAACAGGTTGATCGACTTCATCACCCGCAGGTTCTCGGCGATCGTCGCGTTGAAGCTGCGGACGGCGTGCTCTTTGACGTTCACCGAGGCGACGCCGGGGGTCTCTTTCAGTTCACGGTAGAGCGATTCCTGGTACGACGAATCGACGAGCATTTGCACGCCGGTCACGACGGGGCCCTCGCGCATCAGCCGCCGCAGGGCGTCGATCTCCATGTAGGCCGACAGGCCCGCAAAGTCCTGCAGCGTCGCGGCGACCAGCACGCGGACGCGGGGGCGCTTCTCCTGGAGCACCTCGACCTCGACCCAGTCGCCGACGTTGATCCCCAGCACCTCGGCGAGCTTCTTGGAGAGCAGCAGCCCGTCGGGGGGGAGCGGCGTCTCGCGGCCGTCCATGTTCACGAGCCCCAAGAGGTCCGAGTCGCGACGAATCCCCTGGATGCCCACGCGGCGCGAGCGCGGCCCGGCTCGCAGTCGCGCCGAGACGGATCGAGTCGGTTCGGCGCGCAGCACCCCCGGCATGCGGCTCACCTCGAACAAGGCCCGCTCGGCGACAGGCTCGTTCGTGCCGATCGCCATGTCGTACTTCTGCACCCAGTGAAACTGAGCGGCCATCATGTAATCGACCGAGTCCTGAAAAAAGTTCCCCAGCACCAAGACCGCCGCCGCCAGCGAGATGGCGAACGTGGACAGCGCGGTCTTGAACGGATGTCGTTCGAGTTGGCGGACGATCATCAGCAGCACCGGCGGAATGAGATGCCCCAGGCCGAGCCGCTCCATGAGCGTGGCGCCGAACGACGCGGGGGGCTCGGGGCGCATCGCCTCGGCGGGGGGAAGTCGGATGGCGCGGATCACGGCGCCGAGGGTCCCCAGCACCCCGGCCAAGGCGCTCACCCCGGCCGCCGCCGCGAGAACCGAGAAGTAGATGCGGTACTGAAA belongs to Pirellulales bacterium and includes:
- a CDS encoding tetratricopeptide repeat protein codes for the protein MDGRTFKEFLSLPVNPDEIWQGGVATLADLTGIPAAEAPSRIGLILWRGVPSELIHAQPVMADADDAFDQFVDAMLELSERHEFPYRPAQIDCNDRQFADALNRRLAESGTVVHYRAKMGDWTTVVRELAEHVQSVASPSLPSLPSLREAGCSDDQLREYAAAAAEFYRAKLWEVLDDADLIKIETPRPPRLMKHAVVLGAGAQSYGLGFYQDDEDHYGLMAQEIDPRQMSLFSFVYESPADAASEDVELWKELDLPLETGEAFPDANLFLPAGPRRPTPIEIDFLTIVLRGLAQTSEEELDSRCWTKWIQLSGKRRKCAFSIPNLVDPPDRAEWIRRGKMPDRRSHEIHFRRVQEFIDSVGGDLDIDELNEAINAQFTGRRLDDFELPRNTPAERAEALYQDALGCFGRRRVLLAREALTKDPNHIEAAILVAESTRAVDARIEMFRNAKQSAATALGKDMEELAGQFWGFHETRPFMRACEGLAVALADAGQLSDAIEQYREMLTLNPNDNQGVRYELVPLLIEQDRDAEAVEVLDQYPEGSALWLYMKALVEFRGGGSSPKAKKAIRAAFKGNDHVMKLLLSDEPPMMPEAYALGSPEEAAICLQHLRPAWEETDRFLEWMFQEYFAWERERAERLRDRRRKQNAKKSKRKRRR
- a CDS encoding HlyD family efflux transporter periplasmic adaptor subunit; amino-acid sequence: MRSLGRKLLLGLLVAAVAAALVYGLMPAPVEVDMAAVTRGDIRDTVDQDGKTRIRERYVVSAPLGGRLLRIDLDPGDEIESGETLLAIIEPRDPDLLDARTVLQAEAAVRAAESKLKRMAPLLEEAIANQTLAETELRRARDARRQTPQAVSESEVDAKLMTYQARSALVRSAQYAEDIAQFELDQARAALLRSRPGGATAKELLAAEANGDTNLRILAPIDGRVLRILQESSAVVAPGANLLELGDPTDLEVEIDVLSRDAVRIKPGAEVLLEHWGGPKPLHGQVRLVEPSAFTKISTLGVEEQRVNVIVDLVDPPEERAALGDGFRVEARIVAAEAKDVIKAPTSALFRVGDQWAVFQVVEGIAREKLVKIGLHNGLEAEVVAGLAPGDMVVVHPGDNVADGAAVVPR
- a CDS encoding FtsX-like permease family protein, yielding MLLSALHRKTLRDLWQIKGLASAVAIVMSCGVALFILSRSMLHSLDLTQRTYYERFDFAQVFASVKRAPNTLAARIAEIPGVARVQTRIVVPVNLSVPGLAEPASGRLISVPDGREPALNRLYLRRGRWLTPLADDETLASEAFTIANNLQLDDTIAAIINGRMKRLRIVGIVLSPEYIYEIKPGDIVPDNAHFGVFFMNEEALSIAYDLDEAFNDVSLSLLRGANEADVIQRLDELTERYGGLGAYGRRDQLSHQFVDNEIEQNRNMGMFAPSIFLGVAAFLLNVVMSRTINSQREQIAALKAFGYSNLEVGWHYVTMVLLIVGGALALGIPGGLWFGRVTTSMYAKLFHFPEFQYRIYFSVLAAAAGVSALAGVLGTLGAVIRAIRLPPAEAMRPEPPASFGATLMERLGLGHLIPPVLLMIVRQLERHPFKTALSTFAISLAAAVLVLGNFFQDSVDYMMAAQFHWVQKYDMAIGTNEPVAERALFEVSRMPGVLRAEPTRSVSARLRAGPRSRRVGIQGIRRDSDLLGLVNMDGRETPLPPDGLLLSKKLAEVLGINVGDWVEVEVLQEKRPRVRVLVAATLQDFAGLSAYMEIDALRRLMREGPVVTGVQMLVDSSYQESLYRELKETPGVASVNVKEHAVRSFNATIAENLRVMKSINLFFAVVIAVGVVYNSARISLAERGRELATLRVMGFTRGEISAILLGELAIVTALAIPLGLVVGRGFAWYMCTAFDQELFRFPLVVSNKTYAWAATVVILAAAASGLIVRRSLDHLDLVAVLKSRE